Proteins encoded together in one Flavobacterium keumense window:
- the folB gene encoding dihydroneopterin aldolase: MGTIKLKNIRTFSYHGCLVEEGKIGSDYSVDLEVKTDLRKSCISDDLADTVDYVLLNQIVVEEMAVRSDLLEHVAHRIIVRVFAEAPSVSRIKIGVSKLNPPIGGDVEAVTIEMEEYRT, translated from the coding sequence ATGGGAACTATTAAACTAAAAAATATTCGCACTTTTTCGTATCACGGTTGTTTAGTAGAAGAAGGAAAAATTGGGTCAGATTATAGCGTGGATTTAGAAGTAAAAACCGATTTACGTAAATCGTGTATTTCAGATGATTTAGCAGATACGGTTGATTATGTGCTTTTAAACCAAATTGTGGTTGAAGAAATGGCGGTTCGTTCTGATTTATTAGAACATGTTGCACATCGTATTATTGTTCGTGTTTTTGCAGAAGCACCATCTGTTTCCCGAATTAAAATTGGGGTTTCAAAATTAAATCCGCCTATTGGTGGTGACGTTGAAGCAGTTACCATTGAAATGGAAGAATACAGAACTTAA
- a CDS encoding peptidase gives MSKKGLKRQQLKENLFNKRRLIILNEDTFEETFSLKLTLMNVFVVVSLSAIFIIFVTTFIIAFTPLREFIPGYSSSQLKRDATELALKSDSLTQALEQNEAYIKSLKKVLTGELEYAKFNKDSILSSVEEAPAEGNLSASKEELELRKRVTKEEQQASKKNK, from the coding sequence ATGTCTAAAAAGGGATTAAAAAGACAGCAATTAAAAGAAAACCTGTTCAACAAAAGGCGTTTAATCATTTTAAACGAAGATACTTTTGAGGAAACCTTTTCGCTAAAACTCACTTTGATGAATGTTTTTGTGGTGGTAAGTTTGAGCGCTATTTTCATCATTTTTGTGACCACTTTTATCATTGCTTTTACTCCTTTACGGGAATTTATTCCGGGATATTCTTCTTCACAATTAAAACGTGATGCTACCGAATTAGCCCTAAAATCAGATTCTTTGACTCAGGCTTTGGAACAAAATGAAGCCTACATCAAATCACTTAAAAAAGTGTTGACAGGCGAGTTAGAGTATGCTAAATTCAATAAAGACTCTATCCTTTCTTCGGTGGAAGAAGCTCCAGCAGAAGGTAATTTATCCGCTTCAAAAGAAGAACTAGAATTACGAAAACGAGTAACTAAAGAAGAGCAACAAGCGTCTAAAAAGAACAAATAA
- a CDS encoding glutamine--tRNA ligase/YqeY domain fusion protein: MASEEKSLHFIEQIIEDNLASGFPQDQLRFRFPPEPNGYLHIGHAKSICLNFGLGLKYNAPVNLRFDDTNPAKEEQEYVDAIKEDLQWLGFNWANEQYASDYFQQLYDWAIQLIKNGKAYVDSQTSEEMAAQKGTPTQPGVDSPFRIRSVEENLTLFEAMKNGDFPEGTHVLRAKIDMASTNMLMRDPLMYRILHRHHHRTANEWKIYPMYDYAHGESDYIEQISHSICTLEFVMHRELYNWFLDQIYDVNKVRPNQYEFARLNLNYTVMSKRKLLQLVQENFVDGWDDPRMPTISGLRRRGYTPNSIRKFCDIIGVAKRENVIDYSLLEFCLREDLNKTAPRVMAVLDPVKVVITNYPEGKEEWLDAENNQEDESAGFRKVPFSRELYIEREDFLEEAPAKFFRLSLGKEVRLKNAYIIKGESVVKDANGNITEIHVSYDEDSRSGSGSEASQRKVAGTLHWVSIAHAVAAEVRLYDRLFIDEAPDSHKEKNFLEFMNPNSLQITTGYVEPSLKSVQAGDKFQFQRLGYFNVDKDSTAENLVFNKTVGLKDAWEEKGKKEENVLINTQKEINKYVKEKDASAAEAILKTIIDNIKTIDNYSLVNQTILKNIKNDNNSLLFANLILEHSDKVNPADIDSEALSKLYTMSLKSQLALVRIAVLQNLIHDTIHLENFKTMLFELKATEKNETVLSLLNQI; this comes from the coding sequence ATGGCATCAGAAGAAAAATCATTGCATTTCATTGAACAAATTATAGAAGATAATTTAGCCTCTGGTTTTCCGCAGGATCAATTGCGTTTTCGCTTTCCACCGGAGCCAAATGGGTATTTACACATTGGTCACGCTAAATCAATTTGTTTGAATTTTGGTTTGGGTTTAAAGTACAATGCGCCAGTAAATTTGCGTTTTGACGATACTAATCCAGCCAAAGAAGAGCAAGAATATGTAGATGCAATTAAAGAAGATTTACAATGGTTAGGATTCAATTGGGCTAATGAACAGTATGCTTCTGACTATTTTCAGCAATTATACGATTGGGCAATTCAATTGATTAAAAACGGAAAAGCTTATGTAGATAGCCAAACTTCAGAAGAAATGGCGGCTCAAAAAGGAACACCCACGCAACCTGGTGTGGATAGTCCGTTTAGAATCCGTTCTGTTGAAGAAAATTTAACCTTATTCGAAGCCATGAAAAACGGCGATTTTCCAGAAGGAACTCACGTTTTACGAGCTAAAATTGACATGGCTTCGACTAATATGTTGATGCGTGACCCGTTGATGTACCGTATTTTACACCGTCATCATCATAGAACGGCTAACGAATGGAAAATCTATCCGATGTACGATTATGCACATGGAGAAAGTGATTATATCGAACAAATTTCACATTCTATTTGTACCTTAGAATTTGTGATGCACCGTGAATTATACAATTGGTTTTTAGACCAAATTTATGATGTTAATAAAGTGCGACCTAATCAATACGAATTTGCACGTTTGAACTTGAATTATACGGTAATGAGTAAAAGAAAACTCTTGCAATTGGTTCAAGAAAATTTTGTAGATGGTTGGGACGACCCAAGAATGCCAACAATTTCAGGATTACGAAGAAGAGGATATACACCCAATTCAATTCGTAAATTCTGTGATATTATTGGTGTTGCCAAAAGAGAAAATGTAATTGATTATTCACTTTTAGAATTTTGCTTACGCGAAGATCTGAATAAAACAGCTCCTCGTGTGATGGCGGTTTTAGATCCTGTAAAAGTGGTCATCACGAATTATCCTGAAGGAAAAGAAGAATGGTTAGATGCTGAAAATAATCAAGAAGACGAAAGCGCTGGTTTTAGAAAAGTACCCTTTTCTAGAGAATTATACATCGAAAGAGAAGACTTTTTAGAAGAAGCTCCTGCTAAGTTTTTCCGTTTGAGTTTAGGTAAAGAAGTCCGATTGAAAAACGCCTACATCATTAAAGGCGAATCTGTGGTGAAAGATGCTAATGGTAACATTACTGAAATTCACGTTTCGTATGACGAAGATAGCCGAAGCGGAAGTGGAAGCGAAGCCAGTCAAAGAAAAGTAGCAGGCACCTTACACTGGGTTTCTATTGCTCACGCCGTAGCAGCCGAAGTACGTTTGTACGATCGTTTATTTATTGACGAAGCTCCCGACAGTCATAAAGAGAAGAATTTCTTAGAGTTTATGAATCCAAATTCGTTGCAAATTACCACTGGATATGTAGAACCAAGTTTAAAATCAGTTCAAGCAGGTGATAAATTTCAGTTCCAACGTTTGGGTTATTTCAATGTGGACAAAGATTCAACGGCCGAAAACTTAGTTTTCAACAAAACCGTAGGATTGAAAGATGCTTGGGAAGAAAAAGGGAAGAAGGAAGAAAATGTATTGATAAATACTCAAAAAGAAATCAATAAATACGTTAAAGAAAAAGACGCTTCTGCTGCCGAAGCCATATTAAAGACGATTATTGATAACATCAAAACTATTGATAATTATAGTTTAGTCAATCAAACGATTTTGAAAAACATCAAAAACGACAATAATTCCTTATTGTTTGCCAATTTGATTTTGGAACATTCAGATAAAGTAAATCCAGCCGATATTGATTCAGAGGCGTTATCAAAATTATATACCATGTCGTTGAAAAGTCAATTGGCTTTAGTTCGAATCGCTGTTTTACAAAACTTGATTCACGACACGATTCATTTAGAAAATTTTAAAACCATGTTATTTGAATTGAAAGCCACTGAAAAAAATGAAACGGTTTTGTCTCTTTTAAATCAAATTTAA
- a CDS encoding LysE family translocator → MINDILTGLPWGIFLSFMIGPVFFILIETSITKGFRAALAFDLGVVLGDIFFIGVAYLGSYRLISSLKDKPALFIFGGIVMVAYGIISFVKLKKQAKIQYEAIDDEIIKKNYGSLLAKGFFLNIINIGVLGFWLAIIISVGPKLEMQTPRMMTFFTSVIVTYLLVDCLKIVLAKQLKSKLTPTNILKIKKAISIVLIVFGVILISQGWFPKEKEMVKNAWEKIEER, encoded by the coding sequence ATGATAAATGATATTTTAACTGGATTACCCTGGGGAATTTTCCTCAGTTTTATGATAGGTCCTGTATTTTTTATTTTAATAGAAACCAGTATAACCAAAGGATTTCGAGCTGCTTTAGCTTTTGATTTAGGAGTGGTTTTAGGTGATATTTTCTTTATTGGAGTAGCTTATTTAGGGAGTTATCGTTTGATTTCAAGTTTAAAAGATAAACCCGCTTTATTTATTTTTGGAGGAATTGTAATGGTAGCTTACGGAATAATTTCGTTTGTTAAATTAAAAAAACAAGCTAAAATTCAATACGAAGCTATTGATGACGAAATCATTAAAAAAAATTACGGAAGTCTTTTAGCAAAAGGATTTTTCTTGAATATTATTAATATTGGAGTGCTAGGATTTTGGTTAGCTATTATCATTTCTGTAGGGCCAAAATTAGAAATGCAAACTCCTAGAATGATGACTTTTTTCACCTCAGTAATTGTAACGTATTTACTGGTAGATTGCTTAAAAATTGTTTTGGCCAAGCAGTTAAAATCAAAATTAACACCCACTAATATCCTTAAAATTAAAAAAGCAATTAGTATTGTTTTAATTGTTTTTGGTGTGATTTTAATTTCGCAAGGTTGGTTTCCAAAAGAAAAAGAAATGGTTAAAAATGCTTGGGAGAAGATTGAGGAAAGATAA
- a CDS encoding Tex family protein yields MTNIQFIAKSVATAPVNIQKTVQLLNEDCTIPFISRYRKDQTGNLDEVVIEQIAKLNKQYDELIKRKESMLKTIEEQGQLSPELAKKIQDSFDLQELEDLYLPFKKKKKTKADVARENGLEPLAKIIMAQNNDDIDFISTQYINDNVINEEAALQGARDIIAEWINENIHVRQQLRRLFHRKATITTKVIKIKKDDEAAQKFSQYFDWSELLSKTPPHRLMAMLRAENEGFVKLKIEVDIDEAYDIIDELILKRQNDTTPHIQLAIEDSYKRLLLPAIANETLQEAKAKADANSIQVFATNLSQLLLAPPLGEKRILAIDPGYRSGCKVVCLDEKGDLLYNETIYPHAPQNEDAMAMKKIRSMVNSYKIDAIAIGNGTASRETEFFVKKIAFDKEVQVFVVSEAGASVYSASKIAREEFPNYDVTVRGSVSIGRRLSDPLAELVKIDPKAIGVGQYQHDVDQNKLKEELDATVIRCVNSVGININTASKHLLSYVSGIGEKLAENIVQYRSENGPFDDRKQLKKVPRLGDKAFQQGAAFIRIKEGKNPLDNSAVHPEAYPIVEKMAKDLKLSVHELIGNKDKTALIKAENYTTPEIGLLTLKDILKELEKPGLDPRKSAKIFEFDPNVKSIKDLKSGMILPGIVNNITNFGCFVDIGIKESGLVHISQLKAGFVSDVNEVVKLHQHVEVKVTEVDEDRKRIQLTMIL; encoded by the coding sequence ATGACCAACATTCAATTCATCGCAAAATCGGTGGCTACAGCCCCCGTTAATATTCAAAAAACAGTTCAATTATTGAACGAAGATTGTACGATTCCGTTTATTTCTCGATATCGAAAAGACCAAACGGGTAATCTAGACGAGGTAGTAATTGAACAAATTGCTAAATTGAACAAGCAATACGATGAGTTAATCAAACGAAAAGAAAGCATGCTTAAAACTATCGAGGAGCAAGGGCAACTTTCGCCTGAATTAGCTAAAAAAATTCAAGATAGTTTTGATTTGCAAGAGTTAGAAGATTTGTATTTGCCTTTCAAAAAGAAGAAAAAAACCAAGGCTGATGTGGCGCGCGAGAACGGTTTGGAGCCATTGGCTAAAATAATTATGGCGCAAAATAATGATGATATTGACTTTATTTCGACCCAATACATCAATGATAATGTGATTAACGAAGAAGCCGCTTTGCAAGGCGCTCGTGATATTATTGCAGAATGGATTAATGAAAATATTCACGTTCGTCAACAGTTGCGTCGCTTGTTTCATCGAAAAGCAACTATTACGACTAAGGTGATAAAAATTAAAAAAGACGACGAAGCTGCACAAAAATTTTCGCAATATTTTGATTGGTCAGAGCTCTTGAGTAAAACACCACCCCATCGATTAATGGCGATGTTGCGTGCCGAAAATGAAGGTTTTGTTAAGTTAAAAATTGAAGTGGATATTGACGAGGCGTATGATATCATTGACGAATTGATTTTGAAACGTCAAAACGATACCACTCCCCACATTCAATTAGCCATTGAAGACAGTTATAAACGGTTGTTACTTCCCGCGATTGCCAATGAAACCTTGCAAGAAGCTAAAGCTAAAGCTGATGCCAATTCTATTCAGGTTTTTGCGACCAATTTAAGTCAACTTTTGTTAGCGCCTCCTTTGGGCGAAAAACGCATTTTAGCGATTGATCCCGGTTATCGTTCGGGTTGTAAAGTAGTTTGTTTGGACGAAAAAGGCGATTTGTTGTACAACGAAACGATTTACCCGCATGCGCCTCAAAACGAAGACGCTATGGCTATGAAAAAAATCCGTTCAATGGTTAATTCGTATAAAATTGATGCCATTGCCATTGGTAACGGAACCGCTTCCCGCGAAACGGAATTTTTTGTCAAAAAAATTGCTTTCGATAAAGAAGTTCAGGTTTTTGTGGTTTCAGAGGCGGGCGCTTCGGTCTATTCCGCATCAAAAATTGCCCGAGAAGAATTTCCTAATTATGATGTTACCGTTCGTGGTTCTGTTTCTATTGGGCGACGATTGAGCGATCCTTTAGCCGAATTGGTAAAAATCGATCCAAAAGCCATTGGCGTAGGCCAATACCAACACGATGTGGATCAAAACAAACTAAAAGAAGAATTAGATGCTACCGTGATTCGTTGTGTCAACTCGGTGGGAATCAATATCAATACGGCTAGCAAGCATTTATTGAGTTATGTGAGTGGAATAGGAGAGAAGTTGGCCGAAAATATAGTCCAATACCGTTCAGAAAATGGTCCGTTTGACGACCGAAAACAACTGAAAAAAGTGCCTCGACTGGGTGATAAAGCGTTCCAACAAGGCGCGGCCTTTATCCGAATTAAAGAAGGAAAAAATCCGCTGGACAACTCGGCGGTGCATCCTGAAGCCTATCCAATTGTAGAAAAAATGGCTAAAGATTTGAAGCTTTCGGTACATGAATTAATTGGCAACAAAGACAAAACAGCTTTAATCAAAGCTGAAAATTATACTACGCCAGAAATTGGTTTGTTGACTTTAAAAGACATTTTAAAAGAGCTAGAAAAACCAGGGTTAGACCCAAGAAAATCGGCTAAAATATTTGAGTTTGACCCGAATGTTAAATCCATAAAAGACCTGAAATCAGGCATGATTTTACCAGGGATTGTGAATAACATTACCAATTTTGGTTGTTTCGTAGATATTGGAATTAAAGAAAGCGGTTTGGTTCATATTTCCCAACTGAAAGCGGGTTTTGTGAGCGATGTGAATGAGGTGGTAAAATTACACCAACACGTAGAGGTAAAAGTAACTGAAGTGGATGAAGACCGCAAACGAATTCAATTGACGATGATTTTATAA
- a CDS encoding Sec-independent protein translocase subunit TatA/TatB produces the protein MGRFGVTELLVIGAFILLLFGGKKIPELMKGLGSGIKEFKNAAKDDSSDKKEDSSQKGE, from the coding sequence ATGGGAAGATTTGGTGTTACGGAATTACTTGTTATTGGAGCATTTATTTTATTGCTTTTTGGAGGTAAAAAAATTCCAGAATTGATGAAAGGTTTAGGAAGCGGAATTAAAGAATTTAAAAACGCTGCCAAAGACGATTCATCAGATAAAAAAGAAGACTCAAGCCAAAAAGGCGAATAG
- the rnr gene encoding ribonuclease R encodes MGKRLRKPLKKEKTYSEKIVKILSQNANKVFNYKQIAAKLDLDDTQSRNQIIKDLKILAAKKTIIESEPGKYLIKAVSQDYYEGTIDMTSRKTAYFICPDLEEDVFIPTNNLNRALDKDTVKVYVYNRRKGRRPEGEVIEVIERNKTDFVGVIDIQKNFSFVATANPKMYTDIFIPKDKIGEAEQGDVVLVHIEDWPKRADSPFGKVIKVLGKPGEHDTEIHAILAEYGLPSEFPIEVETYAQKIDTTIHESEIAKRRDMRDTLTFTIDPKDAKDFDDALSFKKLENGNYEIGIHIADVSFYLEEGTILDDEAYQRATSVYLVDRVVPMLPEVLSNYACSLRPHEEKYTFSAVFEINEKAQVVNQWFGRTVIFSDQRFAYEEAQYIIETKEHTIPQEISITGAPYQVSKEIVDATLKLDALAKILRRNRMNEGAISFDKVEVKFNLDQEGEPAGVYFKISKDANHLIEEFMLLANRKVAEFIGKQKKTFVYRIHDEPNEDKLIAMQTVIAKFGYKIDFRNKGDISKSLNNLLSEVVGKKEQNLIDTLTIRSMSKAKYSTDNIGHYGLAFDYYSHFTSPIRRYPDVMVHRLLQYYLDGGKSVDEETYESKCLHSSTMEGLATNAERDSIKYMQVKYMQNHQDQEFLGVISGVTEWGIYVEIIENKCEGMVRIRDIKEDYYTFDEKQYALVGATSHGLLQLGDEIFVKVKNADLVKKQLDFHFIRRNE; translated from the coding sequence ATGGGAAAGCGTTTAAGAAAACCGCTCAAAAAAGAGAAGACTTACTCTGAAAAAATTGTAAAAATACTGTCTCAAAATGCTAATAAAGTATTTAATTACAAGCAAATAGCCGCTAAATTAGATTTAGACGATACTCAAAGTAGAAATCAAATTATAAAAGATTTAAAAATTTTAGCAGCTAAAAAAACAATTATCGAATCAGAACCTGGAAAATATTTAATTAAGGCGGTTAGTCAAGATTATTACGAAGGTACAATTGATATGACCAGCCGTAAAACTGCTTATTTTATTTGTCCAGATTTAGAAGAAGATGTTTTTATTCCAACTAATAATTTAAATAGAGCTTTAGATAAGGATACGGTAAAAGTGTATGTTTATAACCGTAGAAAAGGACGTCGACCAGAAGGAGAAGTGATTGAAGTAATTGAACGAAATAAAACCGATTTTGTTGGGGTTATTGATATTCAAAAAAACTTTTCTTTTGTTGCTACTGCCAATCCAAAAATGTACACTGATATTTTTATTCCAAAAGACAAAATAGGAGAGGCGGAGCAAGGTGATGTGGTGTTGGTTCATATTGAAGATTGGCCTAAAAGAGCCGATAGTCCTTTTGGAAAAGTAATAAAAGTGCTTGGAAAACCAGGAGAACATGATACAGAAATTCACGCTATTTTAGCTGAATATGGTTTACCGTCTGAATTTCCTATTGAAGTAGAAACCTATGCGCAAAAAATAGACACTACAATTCACGAAAGCGAAATAGCCAAGCGTCGGGATATGCGCGATACTTTAACTTTTACTATCGATCCAAAAGACGCTAAAGATTTTGATGATGCGTTGTCTTTCAAAAAGTTAGAGAATGGAAATTATGAAATTGGAATTCATATTGCCGATGTTTCTTTTTATTTAGAAGAAGGTACTATTTTAGATGACGAAGCTTATCAAAGAGCTACTTCGGTATATTTAGTAGATCGAGTAGTACCAATGCTTCCTGAAGTATTGTCAAATTATGCTTGTTCTTTACGTCCACACGAAGAAAAATACACTTTTTCTGCGGTATTTGAAATCAATGAAAAAGCGCAAGTAGTTAATCAATGGTTTGGAAGAACTGTAATTTTTTCTGACCAACGTTTTGCTTACGAAGAAGCCCAATATATTATTGAAACCAAAGAGCATACTATTCCGCAAGAAATCTCGATTACAGGCGCACCGTATCAAGTTTCAAAGGAAATTGTTGATGCTACACTGAAATTAGATGCATTGGCTAAAATTTTGCGTAGAAATAGAATGAATGAAGGCGCTATTTCTTTTGATAAAGTGGAAGTAAAATTCAACTTAGATCAAGAAGGAGAACCTGCTGGAGTGTATTTCAAAATCTCCAAAGATGCTAATCATTTGATTGAAGAATTCATGCTTTTAGCCAATAGAAAAGTGGCTGAATTTATTGGTAAACAAAAGAAAACTTTCGTATACCGTATTCACGATGAGCCTAATGAAGATAAATTAATTGCAATGCAAACTGTTATTGCTAAGTTTGGCTATAAAATCGACTTTAGAAACAAAGGTGATATCTCTAAATCGTTGAATAATTTATTGAGTGAAGTTGTAGGTAAAAAAGAGCAAAACTTAATTGATACTTTAACTATTCGTAGTATGAGTAAAGCAAAATATTCTACGGATAATATTGGTCATTACGGATTAGCTTTTGATTATTATTCCCATTTTACTTCACCTATTCGTAGGTATCCAGATGTAATGGTGCATCGTTTGTTGCAGTATTATTTAGATGGTGGAAAATCAGTAGATGAAGAAACTTACGAATCCAAATGTTTACATTCGTCTACTATGGAAGGTTTAGCTACGAATGCAGAGCGAGATTCTATTAAATACATGCAGGTTAAATACATGCAAAATCACCAAGATCAAGAGTTTTTAGGGGTAATTTCTGGAGTAACCGAATGGGGTATTTATGTCGAAATTATCGAAAATAAATGCGAAGGTATGGTTCGAATTAGAGATATTAAAGAGGATTATTATACTTTTGACGAAAAACAATACGCTTTAGTTGGTGCTACTTCTCATGGTTTATTACAACTAGGAGATGAGATTTTTGTAAAAGTTAAAAATGCCGATTTAGTTAAAAAACAATTGGATTTTCACTTTATCAGAAGAAACGAATAA
- a CDS encoding DUF1294 domain-containing protein, with product MLLLYYYFLTISVLSFILVGCDKYLARNKKRRVSENTLLFWAFLGGSLGVGMGMWGFKHKTSKRNFLWKFYGVLIIQLIFLVVIYYFIDKQFYSRGFGVFRLQIQ from the coding sequence ATGCTGCTTTTATATTATTATTTTTTAACCATTTCTGTTTTGAGCTTCATTCTGGTAGGTTGCGATAAATATTTAGCCCGAAACAAAAAACGAAGAGTCTCCGAAAACACTTTACTTTTCTGGGCTTTTTTAGGAGGGAGTCTGGGTGTCGGAATGGGAATGTGGGGATTTAAACACAAAACTTCCAAAAGAAATTTCCTTTGGAAGTTTTATGGAGTTCTTATTATTCAACTAATCTTCTTAGTTGTAATTTATTATTTTATTGACAAGCAATTTTATTCACGCGGTTTTGGTGTCTTCCGCCTTCAAATTCAGTAG
- a CDS encoding head GIN domain-containing protein, translated as MKKLLCSLLLISSLTYSQTEKKVGDFHKVTAFDQITVELIASEENRIELSGINSNEVEVVNRNGELKLRMPLTKLLKGNQVKAKVYYTDLDAVEANEGAQISSEAVFKGTTFNIIAKEGAKIDVRLEVSKLNVKIISGGIVNTEGIAKNQDILVSAGALYEGKELTTEQTVVSINAGGEATVFATELVDAKVRAGGDITVYGKPKQVNQKTVIGGRIEIIK; from the coding sequence ATGAAAAAATTACTATGTAGTCTATTATTAATCAGTTCATTAACCTATTCTCAAACTGAGAAAAAAGTAGGTGATTTTCATAAAGTAACTGCTTTTGACCAAATAACAGTGGAGTTAATTGCTTCAGAAGAGAATAGAATTGAACTTTCAGGGATTAATTCAAATGAGGTAGAAGTAGTCAATAGAAATGGGGAGTTAAAATTGAGAATGCCATTGACTAAATTATTGAAAGGAAATCAAGTAAAAGCTAAAGTATATTATACTGATTTAGATGCAGTTGAAGCTAATGAAGGTGCTCAAATTTCGAGTGAAGCTGTTTTTAAAGGAACCACTTTTAATATTATTGCAAAAGAAGGCGCTAAAATTGATGTTCGTTTAGAAGTGTCAAAATTAAATGTAAAAATTATAAGTGGAGGTATAGTCAACACAGAAGGAATTGCTAAAAATCAAGATATTTTAGTATCAGCTGGTGCACTATATGAGGGTAAAGAATTAACTACTGAACAAACTGTAGTTAGTATCAATGCAGGGGGTGAAGCCACTGTTTTTGCTACAGAATTAGTAGATGCTAAAGTAAGAGCAGGAGGTGATATTACTGTGTATGGAAAACCAAAACAAGTCAATCAAAAAACAGTTATTGGTGGACGAATTGAAATAATAAAATAA
- the rpiB gene encoding ribose 5-phosphate isomerase B, which produces MRISIGNDHAGPEYKKAIVAMLEAKGHQITNYGTDSFDAVDYPDLAHPVAQDVEEGKADFGIVICGSGNGIAMTVNKHQKVRAALCWMKEIAALARLHNDANVISIPARYTSIPQAVEMVETFLSTEFEGGRHQNRVNKIACQ; this is translated from the coding sequence ATGAGAATTTCAATAGGAAACGACCACGCTGGTCCAGAGTATAAAAAAGCAATTGTAGCTATGCTTGAGGCAAAAGGTCACCAAATCACTAATTATGGAACCGATTCTTTTGATGCAGTAGATTATCCTGATTTAGCGCATCCAGTCGCTCAAGATGTAGAAGAAGGAAAAGCTGATTTTGGCATTGTGATTTGCGGTAGTGGTAACGGAATTGCGATGACGGTGAATAAACATCAAAAAGTGCGCGCCGCTTTATGTTGGATGAAAGAAATTGCTGCTTTGGCTCGTTTACATAATGACGCAAATGTAATTAGTATTCCTGCTCGTTATACTTCTATTCCGCAAGCCGTAGAAATGGTTGAAACTTTTTTATCTACTGAATTTGAAGGCGGAAGACACCAAAACCGCGTGAATAAAATTGCTTGTCAATAA